One Odocoileus virginianus isolate 20LAN1187 ecotype Illinois unplaced genomic scaffold, Ovbor_1.2 Unplaced_Scaffold_15, whole genome shotgun sequence genomic window carries:
- the VSTM2B gene encoding V-set and transmembrane domain-containing protein 2B isoform X1, which yields MRRWRRPGAQPLTAPSPSLPPPLPPLRLPGRHAGPALPALRWVGRQVCAPRLSAHSPCGKSRAGTGGGGSRRAGRPPEEAAVGSRSSRRPAGRSSGLRGARSPGQGWVPARPGPRPARQAETELRVPRVRRTTGQKEARTDCQELPGGTSRSAHPEQRPPPEPRLASRRGSWTDWRPPAAGGGGAARGHGRLEGVLARARPDPSPRRRHSRLSDPGSPSPPRPLREMDQRNRLGAPGYLPPLLLRALLLFVAEATFTEVPKDVTVREGDDIEMPCAFRASGATSYSLEIQWWYLKEPPRELLHELALSVPGARSKVTNKDATKISTVRVQGNDISHRLRLSAVRRQDEGVYECRVSDYSDDDTQEHTAQALLRVLTRFSPPDVQAAEAVSHIQSGGPRRHGPASATRADGAQEPGRGDKSPPPGGPPAAAAAAAAAAVPGVPEAAASAAHRAATTVAAAASSAPPPPREAALLRQRHSGTGPNYATDPLLSLFLLALHEFLHLLVGP from the exons ATGCGGCGCTGGAGGCGGCCCGGCGCCCAGCCGCTGAccgccccctccccttcccttccccctcctctcccgcCCCTCCGGCTCCCGGGCCGCCACGCTGGACCCGCTCTCCCGGCGCTGCGCTGGGTCGGACGCCAGGTCTGCGCGCCGCGGCTGAGCGCCCACTCGCCCTGCGGAAAGAGCCGAGCAGGGACCGGCGGAGGCGGCAGCAGGAGAGCGGGGCGGCCGCCGGAGGAGGCGGCGGTCGGGAGCCGCAGCAGCAGGAGACCTGCAGGCAGAAGCTCGGGGCTCCGAGGCGCGCGCTCTCCTGGCCAGGGATGGGTCCCAGCGCGGCCCGGCCCCCGACCGGCCCGCCAGGCAGAGACTGAATTGCGGGTCCCCAGAGTCCGGCGGACTACCGGACAAAAGGAAGCACGGACTGACTGCCAGGAGCTTCCCGGCGGGACCTCGCGTTCCGCGCACCCGGAGCAGCGCCCCCCGCCGGAGCCGCGCCTGGCGAGCCGGCGAGGGAGCTGGACTGATTGGCGGCCGCCGGcggccgggggagggggcgccGCGCGGGGCCATGGCAGGCTCGAAGGCGTCCTAGCCCGAGCCCGACCGGATCCGAGCCCGCGCCGCCGCCACAGCCGCCTCTCCGATCCCGGATCCCCGTCGCCGCCGCGCCCCCTGCGGGAGATGGACCAGAGGAACCGGCTCGGCGCTCCCGGATAcctgccgccgctgctgctgcgcGCCCTGCTGCTCTTCGTGGCCGAGG cgACATTCACCGAAGTCCCCAAAGATGTGACCGTACGTGAGGGAGACGACATCGAAATGCCCTGCGCCTTCCGGGCCAGCGGAGCCACCTCGTACTCACTGGAGATTCAGTGGTGGTACCTCAAGGAGCCGCCCCGAGAGCTGCTGCACGAGCTAGCGCTCAGCGTGCCCGGCGCCCGGAGCAAG GTAACAAATAAGGATGCGACTAAAATCAGC ACCGTGCGCGTGCAGGGCAACGACATCTCGCACCGGCTGCGGCTGTCAGCCGTGCGGCGGCAGGACGAGGGCGTGTACGAGTGCCGCGTGTCGGACTACAGCGACGACGACACGCAGGAGCACACGGCCCAGGCGCTGCTGCGCGTGCTCACGCGCTTCTCGCCGCCCGACGTGCAGGCCGCGGAGGCCGTGTCCCACATTCAGAGCGGCGGCCCGCGCCGCCACGGCCCCGCCAGCGCCACCCGGGCCGACGGCGCCCAGGAGCCCGGCCGCGGCGACAAGAGCCCGCCTCCCGGGGgccctcccgccgccgccgccgccgccgccgccgccgccgtgcCGGGCGTCCCCGAGGCCGCCGCCTCCGCGGCGCACAGAGCGGCGACCACCGTGGCGGCCGCCGCCTCgtccgcgccgccgccgccccgcgaGGCGGCCCTCCTGCGCCAGCGGCACTCAG
- the VSTM2B gene encoding V-set and transmembrane domain-containing protein 2B isoform X2, whose amino-acid sequence MRRWRRPGAQPLTAPSPSLPPPLPPLRLPGRHAGPALPALRWVGRQVCAPRLSAHSPCGKSRAGTGGGGSRRAGRPPEEAAVGSRSSRRPAGRSSGLRGARSPGQGWVPARPGPRPARQAETELRVPRVRRTTGQKEARTDCQELPGGTSRSAHPEQRPPPEPRLASRRGSWTDWRPPAAGGGGAARGHGRLEGVLARARPDPSPRRRHSRLSDPGSPSPPRPLREMDQRNRLGAPGYLPPLLLRALLLFVAEATFTEVPKDVTVREGDDIEMPCAFRASGATSYSLEIQWWYLKEPPRELLHELALSVPGARSKTVRVQGNDISHRLRLSAVRRQDEGVYECRVSDYSDDDTQEHTAQALLRVLTRFSPPDVQAAEAVSHIQSGGPRRHGPASATRADGAQEPGRGDKSPPPGGPPAAAAAAAAAAVPGVPEAAASAAHRAATTVAAAASSAPPPPREAALLRQRHSGTGPNYATDPLLSLFLLALHEFLHLLVGP is encoded by the exons ATGCGGCGCTGGAGGCGGCCCGGCGCCCAGCCGCTGAccgccccctccccttcccttccccctcctctcccgcCCCTCCGGCTCCCGGGCCGCCACGCTGGACCCGCTCTCCCGGCGCTGCGCTGGGTCGGACGCCAGGTCTGCGCGCCGCGGCTGAGCGCCCACTCGCCCTGCGGAAAGAGCCGAGCAGGGACCGGCGGAGGCGGCAGCAGGAGAGCGGGGCGGCCGCCGGAGGAGGCGGCGGTCGGGAGCCGCAGCAGCAGGAGACCTGCAGGCAGAAGCTCGGGGCTCCGAGGCGCGCGCTCTCCTGGCCAGGGATGGGTCCCAGCGCGGCCCGGCCCCCGACCGGCCCGCCAGGCAGAGACTGAATTGCGGGTCCCCAGAGTCCGGCGGACTACCGGACAAAAGGAAGCACGGACTGACTGCCAGGAGCTTCCCGGCGGGACCTCGCGTTCCGCGCACCCGGAGCAGCGCCCCCCGCCGGAGCCGCGCCTGGCGAGCCGGCGAGGGAGCTGGACTGATTGGCGGCCGCCGGcggccgggggagggggcgccGCGCGGGGCCATGGCAGGCTCGAAGGCGTCCTAGCCCGAGCCCGACCGGATCCGAGCCCGCGCCGCCGCCACAGCCGCCTCTCCGATCCCGGATCCCCGTCGCCGCCGCGCCCCCTGCGGGAGATGGACCAGAGGAACCGGCTCGGCGCTCCCGGATAcctgccgccgctgctgctgcgcGCCCTGCTGCTCTTCGTGGCCGAGG cgACATTCACCGAAGTCCCCAAAGATGTGACCGTACGTGAGGGAGACGACATCGAAATGCCCTGCGCCTTCCGGGCCAGCGGAGCCACCTCGTACTCACTGGAGATTCAGTGGTGGTACCTCAAGGAGCCGCCCCGAGAGCTGCTGCACGAGCTAGCGCTCAGCGTGCCCGGCGCCCGGAGCAAG ACCGTGCGCGTGCAGGGCAACGACATCTCGCACCGGCTGCGGCTGTCAGCCGTGCGGCGGCAGGACGAGGGCGTGTACGAGTGCCGCGTGTCGGACTACAGCGACGACGACACGCAGGAGCACACGGCCCAGGCGCTGCTGCGCGTGCTCACGCGCTTCTCGCCGCCCGACGTGCAGGCCGCGGAGGCCGTGTCCCACATTCAGAGCGGCGGCCCGCGCCGCCACGGCCCCGCCAGCGCCACCCGGGCCGACGGCGCCCAGGAGCCCGGCCGCGGCGACAAGAGCCCGCCTCCCGGGGgccctcccgccgccgccgccgccgccgccgccgccgccgtgcCGGGCGTCCCCGAGGCCGCCGCCTCCGCGGCGCACAGAGCGGCGACCACCGTGGCGGCCGCCGCCTCgtccgcgccgccgccgccccgcgaGGCGGCCCTCCTGCGCCAGCGGCACTCAG